Proteins from a genomic interval of Cupriavidus sp. WKF15:
- a CDS encoding LysR family transcriptional regulator, with the protein MKRQFDDLQLGTIELFCLAAELGSFSAAAVAAGVTPPAVSRTVFRLEERLGVRLFERTTRQVRLTEAGRLYFEQSRRALAQLVEAERLAGGQQASPAGLLRISLPTPYAHYRVLPILPAFRAMYPDVEIDVHISNRNVDLADDAYDLAVRGRAPDDSNLIARKLEDAEMVVVATPDYLRRAGTPKTLDDLLRHECIQFVRPSSGRKIPWTFRVDGAETDVPTTGAYGTSEDALGGATLARAGAGLFQTYRFVVEQDLRDGALVEVLQAYGGSTRPFVLLYPSARHVTRRVRAFVDFLIEKFAA; encoded by the coding sequence ATGAAGCGGCAGTTCGACGACCTTCAGCTTGGCACCATCGAGCTGTTCTGCCTGGCCGCCGAACTCGGCAGCTTCAGCGCGGCGGCGGTTGCCGCCGGCGTGACGCCGCCGGCAGTCAGCCGCACCGTGTTCCGGCTCGAAGAGCGGCTGGGCGTGCGCCTGTTCGAGCGCACCACACGGCAGGTGCGGTTGACGGAGGCGGGGCGCCTGTACTTCGAGCAGAGCCGCCGCGCACTGGCGCAGCTCGTGGAAGCGGAGCGTCTGGCCGGCGGCCAGCAGGCGTCGCCGGCGGGCCTGCTGCGCATCAGCCTGCCCACGCCCTACGCGCATTACCGGGTCCTGCCGATCCTTCCCGCGTTCCGCGCGATGTATCCGGACGTGGAAATCGACGTGCACATCAGCAACCGCAACGTCGATCTTGCCGACGACGCCTATGACCTGGCCGTGCGCGGGCGCGCGCCCGACGACTCGAACCTGATTGCGCGCAAGCTCGAAGATGCGGAGATGGTGGTGGTGGCCACGCCGGACTATCTGCGGCGTGCGGGAACGCCGAAAACGCTCGACGACCTGCTGCGGCACGAATGCATCCAGTTCGTGCGGCCGAGCAGTGGCCGCAAGATACCGTGGACGTTCCGGGTGGATGGCGCGGAGACCGACGTGCCGACCACCGGTGCCTACGGCACGTCTGAAGATGCGCTGGGCGGCGCGACACTGGCGCGCGCGGGCGCGGGTCTGTTCCAGACGTATCGCTTCGTCGTGGAGCAGGACCTGCGCGATGGCGCGCTGGTCGAAGTGCTGCAGGCGTATGGCGGCAGCACGCGGCCGTTCGTGCTGCTCTATCCGAGCGCGCGCCACGTCACGCGCCGCGTACGTGCCTTCGTGGACTTCCTGATCGAAAAATTCGCCGCGTAG
- a CDS encoding SDR family NAD(P)-dependent oxidoreductase has translation MSASQKVAVITGASQGIGAELVKAYRERGYRVVATARSIQPSDDPDIVSVAGDIGDRETARRVIAAALERFDRVDTLINNAGIFVAKPFTSYTDEDYAAVTSVNLSGFFHITQLAIAEMEKRRSGHVVSISTSLVDHAISGVPSVLASLTKGGLNAATKSLAIEYAKTGIRVNAVSPGIIKSPMHAPETHAALGSLHPVGRMGEMRDIADAVLYLESASFVTGEILHVDGGQSAGH, from the coding sequence ATGAGTGCTTCACAGAAGGTTGCCGTCATTACAGGCGCATCGCAGGGTATCGGTGCAGAGCTGGTCAAGGCCTATCGCGAGCGCGGCTATCGCGTCGTCGCGACGGCGCGCAGCATCCAGCCGTCGGACGATCCCGACATCGTCAGCGTTGCCGGCGACATCGGCGACCGCGAAACCGCGCGCCGCGTGATCGCCGCCGCGCTGGAACGATTCGACCGCGTCGATACGCTCATCAACAACGCCGGCATCTTCGTCGCCAAGCCCTTCACCAGCTATACGGACGAGGACTACGCCGCGGTGACCAGCGTGAACCTGTCCGGCTTCTTCCACATCACGCAGCTCGCCATCGCCGAGATGGAGAAGCGCCGCAGCGGCCATGTGGTCAGCATCTCGACCTCGCTCGTCGACCATGCGATCAGCGGCGTGCCATCGGTGCTGGCATCGCTGACCAAGGGCGGCCTGAATGCCGCGACAAAGTCGCTGGCTATCGAGTATGCGAAGACCGGTATCCGCGTCAATGCCGTATCGCCGGGCATTATCAAGTCCCCGATGCACGCCCCCGAAACCCACGCCGCGCTCGGTTCGCTGCATCCGGTGGGCCGCATGGGCGAAATGCGCGACATCGCGGACGCCGTGCTCTATCTCGAATCCGCCAGCTTCGTGACCGGCGAGATCCTGCACGTGGACGGCGGGCAAAGCGCCGGGCATTGA
- a CDS encoding cation:proton antiporter: MEVSVELTLRIGCLLALIAACNVAAIRLRLPDALTRTAAGMVLGTAFLLAGDLAPAFTARVIQPLLSPALAPAGYLWLFLPPILFQAALEADAGALARDILPILVLAIGAVFAATLLVGLTAHFVTGASLAVCLLVGAIVSTTDPSAVIELFRSSGVPARMVRLVEGESLLNDAAAIALASHLTARIAGQPEACMTGSVLGDVFGSLLAGGLLGALAGMLLARVCRAIPHAPLSRFSLSLALPNLLYPIADLWLHVSGVVTVVAAGLTAGALLRRSSAPDEHDMFRHLWRHLGGMATGMVFLLAAMHVPGMLRSLRVPDLFLILAVLVAALLSRWAVLGCSLPLLSRIGMCAPLPRAHRLVITWGGVRGPVTLVLALCAARAPYLPPQARHLASAVAVGFVLANLACNGLTLRPLVRRLGIGGGSGRGG, translated from the coding sequence ATGGAAGTCTCTGTCGAACTGACCCTGCGCATCGGATGCCTGCTGGCGCTGATCGCTGCCTGCAACGTCGCCGCCATCAGGCTGCGGCTGCCGGATGCTCTTACGCGTACCGCTGCCGGCATGGTGCTCGGCACGGCCTTTCTGCTTGCCGGCGACCTCGCGCCGGCGTTCACGGCACGGGTGATCCAGCCGCTGCTGTCGCCCGCGCTGGCGCCCGCTGGCTATCTCTGGCTGTTCCTGCCGCCCATCCTGTTCCAGGCGGCGCTGGAGGCGGATGCCGGCGCCCTGGCGCGGGACATCCTGCCCATCCTTGTGCTGGCGATCGGCGCGGTGTTCGCGGCGACGCTGCTGGTCGGCCTGACAGCCCACTTCGTCACCGGCGCGAGCCTGGCGGTATGCCTGCTGGTGGGCGCCATCGTAAGTACCACCGATCCCTCCGCCGTGATCGAGCTGTTTCGCAGCAGCGGCGTGCCGGCGCGCATGGTGCGGCTGGTCGAAGGTGAAAGCCTGTTGAACGATGCGGCGGCCATCGCGCTGGCGTCGCACCTGACCGCGCGCATCGCCGGCCAGCCTGAGGCGTGCATGACGGGCTCGGTGCTCGGCGACGTGTTCGGCTCGCTGCTGGCCGGCGGCTTGCTGGGCGCGCTGGCGGGCATGCTGCTGGCGCGCGTATGCCGCGCCATTCCGCATGCGCCACTGTCTCGCTTCTCCTTGTCGCTGGCCTTGCCGAACCTGCTGTATCCGATCGCCGACCTGTGGCTCCATGTGTCGGGCGTGGTGACGGTGGTGGCGGCCGGGCTGACCGCGGGGGCGCTGCTGCGGCGCTCCAGTGCGCCGGACGAGCATGACATGTTCCGCCATCTGTGGCGCCATCTGGGGGGCATGGCGACCGGGATGGTGTTCCTGCTGGCGGCGATGCATGTGCCGGGCATGCTGCGCAGCCTGCGTGTGCCGGATCTCTTCCTGATCCTGGCGGTGCTGGTTGCCGCCTTGCTCAGCCGCTGGGCGGTACTTGGGTGCAGCCTGCCGCTGCTCAGCCGCATCGGCATGTGCGCACCGCTGCCGCGGGCGCACCGGCTGGTCATCACGTGGGGCGGGGTGCGCGGGCCGGTGACGCTGGTGCTGGCACTGTGCGCGGCGCGCGCTCCCTATCTTCCGCCGCAGGCGCGGCACCTGGCATCTGCAGTGGCGGTGGGGTTTGTGCTGGCGAATCTTGCCTGCAACGGGCTGACGTTGCGGCCGCTGGTGCGCAGGCTGGGGATTGGCGGGGGCAGTGGTCGCGGCGGCTAG
- a CDS encoding hydroxyquinol 1,2-dioxygenase has product MRTHFVKHFALAVTLVAGAAAAASAQAAGLSYGGATDPYTAGSRSVQATPSPYTDGARTVQSSRDPYTEGARTVEDRRDPYTDGARTLAGMDRTGVSAPPARQADPYLDGAYA; this is encoded by the coding sequence ATGCGTACTCACTTCGTCAAGCACTTTGCCCTCGCCGTTACCCTTGTCGCCGGTGCTGCCGCTGCCGCCAGTGCGCAGGCAGCCGGGCTGTCCTATGGGGGCGCGACCGACCCCTACACCGCCGGTTCGCGTTCGGTGCAGGCGACACCCAGCCCGTACACGGATGGCGCCCGCACCGTGCAGTCGTCACGCGACCCCTACACCGAAGGTGCCCGCACGGTGGAGGACCGCCGCGATCCGTACACCGATGGCGCGCGCACGCTCGCCGGCATGGACCGCACCGGCGTCTCGGCGCCGCCGGCACGCCAGGCCGATCCGTACCTGGATGGTGCCTACGCCTGA
- a CDS encoding LysR substrate-binding domain-containing protein, with product MELAELEIFRAVAREQSITRAAKTLARVQSNVTTRVKQLEESLGVALFQRDSKKMILTPEGQRLLGYAEQMLALAEEARQSMRLSAPSGTLRVGSMESSAATLLPGPLGEFHAAWPDVELNLATGTTGFLVDAVLGHRLDCAVVAHPGTGSPQHMDMAELGEGLEGVFLRTEELVLVLPGTHPKVRGPQDVTLRHLAAFSKGCTYRRCAEDWLEQGGEDLRRRLSVVEMPSYHAILACVSAGSAVAIVPRALLALYPNAAEFQTVAVRAAHTFLVRRAGFSTSAYEAFVRELRHA from the coding sequence GTGGAACTCGCAGAACTGGAAATCTTTCGGGCCGTGGCGCGCGAACAGAGCATCACACGGGCGGCGAAGACGCTTGCGCGCGTGCAGTCCAACGTCACCACCCGCGTCAAGCAGCTCGAGGAAAGCCTTGGCGTCGCCCTGTTCCAGCGCGACAGCAAGAAGATGATCCTGACGCCGGAAGGACAGCGGCTGCTCGGCTACGCGGAGCAGATGCTGGCGCTCGCGGAAGAAGCGCGGCAATCCATGCGCCTGAGCGCGCCGAGCGGCACGCTGCGGGTCGGATCCATGGAGAGTTCCGCCGCGACCTTGCTGCCCGGACCGCTTGGCGAGTTCCATGCCGCATGGCCGGACGTGGAGCTGAACCTGGCCACCGGTACGACGGGCTTCCTGGTGGATGCCGTGCTCGGCCACCGCCTCGACTGCGCGGTGGTTGCGCACCCGGGCACCGGCTCGCCGCAGCACATGGACATGGCGGAGCTTGGCGAGGGACTGGAGGGCGTGTTTCTTCGGACCGAAGAGCTGGTCCTGGTGCTGCCCGGCACCCACCCGAAAGTACGCGGCCCGCAGGACGTGACGCTGCGGCACCTGGCTGCGTTCTCGAAGGGCTGCACCTATCGCCGCTGCGCCGAGGACTGGCTCGAGCAAGGCGGCGAAGACCTGCGCCGCCGGCTGTCGGTGGTGGAGATGCCGTCGTACCACGCGATCCTGGCTTGTGTCAGCGCAGGATCGGCCGTGGCGATCGTGCCGCGCGCGCTGCTGGCGCTGTACCCGAATGCCGCCGAATTCCAGACCGTGGCGGTACGCGCCGCGCACACCTTCCTGGTCAGGCGCGCCGGCTTCTCGACCTCGGCGTATGAAGCGTTCGTGCGCGAGTTGCGTCATGCCTGA
- a CDS encoding nitronate monooxygenase, whose product MDTTTRSGNGRNLLSLLGITTPIIQAPMAGVSTPALAAAVSEAGGLGSLGVGAMDADGARKAIRETRALTGKPFNINVFCHVPAVADAAREKAWLDYLAPQFAEHGVTAPASLREIYKTFVTDEAMFQMLLEEKPAVVSFHFGLPAQEKIDALHAAGIVLLASATSLHEARQIEAAGLDAIIAQGIEAGGHRGVFEPAVYDEGLGAFALVRLLARHTRLPVIAAGGVMDGAGIAAALALGAQAAQLGTAFVGCAESAADAAYRAAFSVQPARPTTLTSAISGRAARGFTNRLTELGEAPDAPAIPDYPITYDAGKALHSAAKAKGNSDYAAQWAGQAASLARQLPAAELVSQLKAELKEAIARLNAMQDMLA is encoded by the coding sequence ATGGACACCACAACGCGTTCCGGCAATGGCCGCAACCTGCTTTCACTGCTCGGGATCACCACGCCGATCATCCAGGCGCCGATGGCCGGCGTCAGCACGCCGGCCTTGGCCGCTGCCGTGTCGGAAGCAGGCGGACTCGGCTCGCTCGGCGTCGGCGCCATGGATGCGGACGGCGCGCGCAAGGCCATTCGCGAGACCCGCGCGCTGACGGGCAAGCCTTTCAATATCAACGTGTTCTGCCATGTTCCGGCAGTCGCGGATGCGGCGCGGGAAAAGGCCTGGCTCGACTATCTCGCGCCGCAGTTCGCCGAGCATGGCGTCACGGCCCCGGCAAGCTTGCGCGAGATCTACAAGACCTTTGTCACCGACGAAGCCATGTTCCAGATGCTGCTGGAAGAGAAGCCGGCGGTGGTGAGCTTCCATTTCGGGTTGCCGGCGCAGGAAAAGATCGATGCGCTGCACGCGGCGGGCATCGTGCTGCTGGCCAGCGCCACCTCGTTGCATGAAGCCCGCCAGATCGAAGCCGCTGGCCTTGATGCGATCATTGCGCAGGGAATCGAGGCCGGCGGTCACCGCGGTGTCTTTGAGCCGGCCGTCTACGACGAAGGCCTCGGCGCGTTTGCCCTGGTGCGCTTGCTGGCCCGGCACACGCGCCTGCCCGTGATTGCCGCCGGCGGCGTGATGGACGGCGCCGGCATTGCCGCGGCGCTGGCGCTCGGGGCACAGGCCGCGCAGCTGGGCACGGCGTTTGTCGGCTGCGCGGAGTCCGCGGCCGACGCGGCCTACCGCGCAGCCTTCTCCGTGCAGCCGGCACGGCCGACCACGCTGACAAGCGCGATCTCCGGCCGCGCGGCGCGCGGGTTCACCAACCGCCTGACGGAACTCGGCGAAGCGCCCGATGCTCCCGCCATCCCTGACTATCCGATCACGTATGACGCCGGCAAGGCCCTGCACAGCGCGGCCAAGGCGAAGGGCAACAGCGACTACGCCGCGCAGTGGGCCGGCCAGGCGGCTTCGCTGGCACGACAGCTCCCCGCAGCGGAACTCGTCAGTCAGCTGAAGGCGGAACTGAAGGAAGCGATTGCGCGGTTGAATGCCATGCAGGACATGCTGGCTTAG
- a CDS encoding GNAT family N-acetyltransferase, whose amino-acid sequence MKIRDASPDDMPAVTVIYNDAVANTTAIWNEIPVDTANRIEWLDARRKSGYPVLVAVDDDAGVVGYASFGDWRAFDGYRHTVEHSVYVRSDQRRKGIAEALLIALIERARGLGKHVMVAAIEAQNASSIRLHEKLGFRQVGLLPEVGTKFGKWLDLAFMQIELDQRAEPDRLPGS is encoded by the coding sequence ATGAAGATTCGCGACGCAAGCCCTGACGACATGCCAGCGGTCACGGTCATCTACAACGACGCCGTTGCCAACACGACAGCGATATGGAACGAGATCCCCGTGGATACGGCGAATCGCATCGAATGGCTCGATGCGCGCCGCAAGTCAGGCTACCCCGTGCTGGTAGCGGTCGACGATGATGCCGGCGTGGTGGGCTATGCGTCGTTCGGCGACTGGCGCGCATTCGATGGCTACCGGCATACCGTGGAGCATTCGGTCTATGTCCGCTCGGACCAGCGCCGCAAGGGCATCGCCGAAGCGCTCCTGATCGCGCTGATCGAGCGCGCGCGCGGCCTTGGCAAGCACGTCATGGTGGCCGCCATCGAGGCGCAGAACGCCAGTTCCATCCGCCTGCACGAAAAGCTTGGCTTCAGGCAGGTTGGCTTGCTGCCGGAGGTCGGGACGAAGTTCGGGAAATGGCTGGACCTCGCATTCATGCAGATCGAGCTGGATCAGCGGGCCGAGCCGGATCGGCTGCCCGGCTCGTGA
- a CDS encoding GNAT family N-acetyltransferase: MEAIAGVLATCGLTLSAAGDTCRLSHVAELDGQIIGCAYGERYGHTFAIHTVAVLPEFRGRRLATYIVSALLMRARSGGCLNATVLTNEHPGFFARHGFTLTPIDILARETQLSLALLRSFGDRTHYMARQLD, encoded by the coding sequence ATGGAAGCAATCGCCGGTGTACTGGCCACCTGCGGCCTGACCCTCTCCGCCGCCGGCGACACGTGTCGGCTTTCCCATGTTGCGGAGCTTGATGGCCAGATCATTGGCTGTGCTTACGGGGAACGGTACGGCCATACGTTCGCCATTCACACTGTTGCGGTGTTGCCTGAATTCCGGGGAAGGCGGCTGGCCACCTACATCGTCAGCGCACTGCTGATGAGAGCGCGATCCGGCGGCTGCCTGAATGCCACGGTGCTTACGAACGAGCATCCGGGCTTCTTCGCGCGGCACGGCTTTACCCTGACCCCGATCGACATCCTGGCACGGGAGACCCAATTGTCGCTGGCCCTGCTGCGCAGCTTCGGGGACCGTACTCACTATATGGCGCGCCAGCTGGACTAA